ACACTGCACAGGGTCCCTCAATATCCAGTCTGATTTTTTAATACtgattatttgtttaatttttatggtGATGAGAATAAGGTTAAAaacattggaaaaattaaaaaacatactGAATTTACTAATGAAAAGTGTTGTATAAAACCATTTTATTATCAGGGACAAgccaaggctgtccattgtccccatatctcttcaacatagtacttgaagtcctagccagagcaataagacaactaaaggagatcaaggagatacaaatcggaaaggaagaggtcaaagtgtcactatttgcagatgatatgatagtatacatgagcgaccccaaaaattcaaccagagaactccttcagctgataaacagcttcagcaaagtggcaggatacaaaataaactcaaaaaaatcagaagccctcctatataccaaagacaaaaaggctgagaaagaaattagggaaacaacacccttcacaatagccactaataacataaagtaccttggtgtgactctaaccaagcaagtgaaagacctgtttgagaaaaacttcaagtctctgaagaaagaaatcgaagaagatatcagaagatggaaagatctcccgtgctcatggattggtaggattaacattgtgaaaatggccaaactgccaaaagcaatctacagattcaatgcaattcccatcaaaataccaactcaattctttacagacctcgaaaaaaaaaattctcagcttcatatggagaaacaaaaaacccagaatctccaaaacgatcctgtacaacagatcatctggaggtatctccattcctgatctcaagctgtactacagggcaacagtaataaaaactgcatggtattggcatagaaacagaaaggaggatcagtggaactgcatagaagacccagaaataaatccacacacctatgaatactcgatatttgacaaagaagccaaatccattcaatggaaaaaagacagcatcttcaacaaatggtgctggaccaactggatgtctacatgcagaaaaatgaaaatagatccatatttatcaccctgtacaaaactaaagtcaaagtggatcaggacctcaacataaaaccagataccctaaatcaattggaaaaaaaagtgggtaacagcctagaactcattggcacaggagacaacttcctgaacagaacaccaacagcacaggctctaagagcaacaatcaataaatgggacctcatgaaactgaaaagcttctgtaaagcaaaggataccgtcatcaaaacaaaacgaccgcctacagattgggaaagaatcttcactaaccctttatctgacagaggactaatatccagtatatacagagaactaaagaagctgaaaagcagcaaaccaagtaatccaattaaaaaaatggggaacagagctaaacagaggaatatcgaatggcagaaaaacacttaaagaaatgctcatcctcattagccatcagggaaatgcaaatcaaaacgaccctgagatatcaccttacacccatcagaatggccaagatgaaaaactcaagcgataacacatgctggagaggttgtggagaaaggggaaccctcctccactgctggtgggaatgtaaactggtacaaccactctggaaagctatctggcgctttctaagacaaataggaatagtgcttcctccagacccagctataccactgctaggtatatacccaaagtatgttcaagtacacaaaagggacacttgctcaaccatgtttatagcagctctatttgtaatagccagaacctggaacaacccagatgtccatcaacggaggaatgggtacagaaattgtggtatacaatggaatactactcagcaatcaaaaaagagaaaatcatgaaatttgcaggcaaatggtgggatctagaaaagatcattctgagtgaaatatcccagaaggagaaagacaaacatgggatatactcacttatatagacctataagatatgataaacataatgaaatctatacacctaaaaaagataatcaattgagcggacatggggtaagatgatcaatcctcgtttagaaagacagatgggatgtgcattgaacgtatgacaggagtctactgagcgcatctgaaagactctaactagcagtgttttcgaagcaaagactcatgaccaaacctttggcagagtacagggaatcataagaaagaaggggagttagtctgatggggaaaggataggagctccacaaggaccaaatatatctgggcacagggtcttttctgagactgacattcaaccaaggaccatgtatggatataacctagaacctccactcagatgtagcctgtggtagctcagtaaccaattggtttcccaaagcgaggggaacaaggactatttctaaaaggaactcaatgactggctctttagtCTCCCCactccccgaagggaggagcagtcctgttaggccacagaggagggctttgcagccagtcctgaagatacctgataaaacaggatcagatgaatggggaggaggtccccctatcagtggacttggaaaggggcacggtggagatgagggaggaagggaggggctgggagggaatgagggatcaggacacggctgggatacagaggtaataaaatgtaactgataaaaaaaataataataaaaaataattaaaaaaaataaaaacaaaacaaaacaaaacaaaaacaaaccattttATTTGAGTGTAAATTGTTTGATTACAAATGATGGTTTGGTACATTAAAGAAACAATAAGACAGTAAGCTTTAAAATAAATGCctgaaattatataaataaataaataaataaataaataagacctgatggataaagaaaaaaaaaatgcttttacatATACAAAAACGTTGCTCTGTTTCGCTGAAACATCTAGTCACGTTGATTATATTCATCCCAAAATGAATGAGAGTTTTAAAGGAAGCTCATGAAGCGAGATAGAGCATCCTAGTCCAGCACAGTCCTCTCCTCTTTGGCTCAggactcagtcctcctcctcatcaaTCCGTCTGGCCAGCCAGTGGGCTGAGGAAGACAGGGCTCTCCACACTTGTGCTCTGACCACTTCCCAGGCACAGGGACTGTGTTTCTTCTCTCTCAGGTAGACAGTGATCCTGTGGAAGTACTTCCTCACAGCCTCCACGGGGTCCTCCTGGGTCAGGGGAGATTCCTGCACCCCGACCTGCTGCCTCAGACAGACCTGCAGGTCCTGGAGCTGCTGGTGGAGGCCGCTGCAGAATGTGTCTAGGAGGGTTGTCTCCCAAGCAGAAGAGGAGTCCTTTGAGCTGAAGAGGCTCAGGACCTGCTGGGTCAGCTCATTCAGGACAGGGATGGCTTGAGTCTTCTGGATCTGCTGGACATTCTCCTTCTCCAGAGGGAATCCAAAGTCCTTTCTGTCCTTGAGGCAGGAGACAGAGGAGAGTCTCCTCATTTGTGCCAGGAGTTTCAAGGCACTGTTGTTCTTCAGGTTATGTGTGTGAGGCAGGTCACATCCTAGAGAGCAGGTTGACCAGCAGCTCAGCACCACCAGGACCGTCAGGAAGGCACAGGGCTTCGATATTGTGGATGTTGCAGATGCTGCTCGTCCTCTGGGCTCTGTGGTCCTGAACCTTCCCCTCTAGGTTCTCTGAAGCCTGTCCTGTGTGGATGTGTCTTAAATAGAGGAAACACGAATTTTCACTTTCTGAAAGCCACCCCACTTTCTTTAACACATTATCTGGTTTTGTTTGGGAATTTTTCTAaaccattttgattttcattcttGCTTCCTCTTTCACATCTTCCCTCTGAATGCTGTTttacaggttttctttttctaattcgaatttttttaatattacaacaaagataaacagttTTTGTTTGAAATTTATGTGCCTATTTTGAAGACAGAATTTCCTGTAACAATTTTATAACTGTTATGGCAATacaattgttttttatttatatcaagtataaaaatatttaatttataattcaAAGTATGATGCAAAATTTTCTAAGTTAAATTTTGTTGAAGTACTGGTATACCTTAAAATTTTCCAatatttaaaacagtaaaatGATTTCTTCAAATTGCCTtcattatgtataatataaattGATATAAAGGTTCAATGTAATCATCACTGTATATTAGATATCTAATTATTGTCATGCTGTCCTGAGGGCTTAATGTGTGATAGAGTTGCTGTTCAAGCCTGTTGACTGAGTTGGATTACTGGAACCCAGGGTGTGCCCGGAGGACCAACACCTGACAGGTGACCTCCATCCACAGCACTCACCGTGTAACTTGTAGCTTGTGTgtgatctctctgtctctcatctgtgtatttctgtctctctttctctcattctctcatcggtgtatctgtctctctcagaGGTATAACTACACTttcacacactcactcatttGTGACAAAGGCCCCTCATTTGTGCTTTGAAGCTGTCCCTGCATTTTCCTTTGACACTGAATTCTTCAGTTCTAAGATTTACGACTCTGTCTTTATATCATCTCTTTACTGATTTTCTCTTACATTGCCTGGGTTTCCCTGATTTAATTGGTTGTATCTGTACACGATCTTATAGCTCCCTGTGTCTCTGAGCACAGATTTCAAATCTTTTGACAAGGATTTCAGCACTTTGCTTTTACTCTCTGATAAATATCTGCTCTTGCTCTTTCATGATTCTATAGCACCTTATGATTGAAATGTAGATTAATCTATAATCCCAACTGAAAATCACTAACACCACACTGTGAGAGACCCCcattttccctcctttctctttgtgTCTTTTAACATGGTCAAGCAcaacttctcatttttttttgcttccgTTCCAATCAACTGAAGAGtcagaaaatgtttttcttcctcattttattttttctttatcaaagAGTAACTTCCCCCCTTTATTCCAGATATCCATATTTGTCAATATTATTTCAATATCCATAtttgtcagttttcttttctgataGACACTATATCGATGCGATTTTCATACAGAAATCCTGTAAATATTTGGAGATTTATTAATAAGTAACGCAGGCACTGGGGAGATTACCAGTCAGTAAGTTCAGAAATGCCTGATGGTTTTCCAGCACAGGTgtccacgcctgtaatcctgACACTGAGGAGGACACGCAGACATGTACATGGAGCACTGTATTATTCAGGCCACACtctatgcacatgcaaatgcaaACACACAAGCATGGCTATGATAGCGCTTTCATATTCTAAAACGATATAACACGTGTATGTTGGGCTTAGTTAAAATTAACATTGTTTATAATTACTAATTGAGTGCAAAGCCTACAGCGATACTGAATTCAAAGAGAACTGGTGCAGGCTTCGCCATCCTCTGTTTCACAGTGCAGAACGACAGCAATAAACTCAACATGGCATTGGAATTGAAACATGCGGTTCCTCAATGGAATAGAGTTGAAGACACAGGCTGAAGTCCTCACACCCACTGACCCtcatttttaagaaagaataCAAAACTAAACAGTGGAAACAAGAGACTATCTTCAACTAATTGCTCTCGTCCGACTGGATGATTGcctgtagaagaatgaaaatcaaCCCATCTTCATCTTCCTGTAAAATACTAACTCAGCTTCATAGGATGAAAGCCCTAGCTATATGACGTAGTAAACTGAATCTGATGGAAGAGGAAGTGGTGAACAGGCTTGAGCTCCTTGGCAAGTGAGGGGACTTTTTCAGAGGACGCTGAAAGCAGAAGCACTAAGGCCATGGCCAGCAGGTGGCGGTGTTCTCCAAACGTTCATCACTGCTGCAGATCTAGTTTCCTTTCTGGCTGTGTTtccttgttccttccttccttcctttcttctctctctctttccttccttctttttattacTCTTTATTCCTCTcacttttatctttcttttttctttctttcttcctttctctctttttcctttttttctacttttcctttttttcctctctcattctttttttttcttttctttctagttcctttttctttcttttctttgacacAGACAGCATTAAGTCATTAAAAGAACATTCTCAACGTTCCAAAATAGGAAGAAAGTCTCTCACATCAATTTCTTACAAACTTGAGCTGCTTCATTTTTGGTTTCAACTGATGCCTATATATTTTCAGGGAAAAACATCTAGGCAAAAATCAAGATGCAATGCAATGCAGTTGGACAGTGAGCAGAGTGGTCAGTGTGCAGCAAATTAGGAGCTCACACTGGGGCTTCCTGCATCAGGGAGTGGGAAACAAGGGCTGTGAGACTGAAAGCTGGGATTCTGGGGAAGCAAGCATGGACTGGGAGAATATCAGAAGGGAAGctttctgtgtgcacatgtgtccataattatatatagtgtgtgttGCTGTTATACAGTCCGTCCTGTTTAGTATATAAGTTTACCTGTCATCCTGTCATTCCACTTTCAGTTGTCATCtaggaaacatatatatatatatatatatatataaatacagatAAACACAAACATAAGTTGTTATGCAGCCATCAATCTCTCATTGAACATTGAATCTGAGATTAACCTTCAGTCTTCTCTTTGTCTAGTGCACAGATGCTCTTGCAGTTCTGACAGACAGCATCTGCTCTCAGTGCTTCAACTGTCTACCTTCCATTTACTCTTTTGTCTTTCCTTGAGCTGTTGGTTTCATGCTGGAAGTCTCCACTTccgttttatttctcttttctactTTCCTAGAAAGAAACTTGTGATGTTGGATGATGGCCCTGGACTAAATGAGATGTCATTGGCAATGAAAGGTAAAGAAACAGACTGAGGAGaagggggcaagatggtggcgccgggaggactttcattctgaacagcagtacagcaggatcggcacagtgaccagcaagcagaactcacagccataaaacacaagcaattgtgtttctcaggtgagaggataccccacagtgggggattcaatcagctttaactcacctggctaaaccgtggaagagatccagCTTCCGCCAGGTGCTTgattgccagcccagagctacaggCCAGcgtgctctggtcactgtcccagactgaactgtgggcccacaacatcacagactggattttccagtcgagagataaccccacggagcaggaaacgattgggacagaccttaggtcacccagacatacCCTGGAAAAGAgttgggttccacgggcaccccaggagccagcccggagccagagccggggacccaggcacctgcacagagctctgcctgcaggcctgattcgctgcctcagatagaactgtgggccccagggcaccagagactgattTTCACCTTTGGgtacaaacccacagggagggaaacctgagtggtctgatctcagagcactcagctgataccaccaccccgaaaaggtcggAAAATTACCCAGTCTAGGCAGACACACAGGCTCCCAAtggccagaaaggcggagccagGGGCtggcgtctgtgcctgtgggttctactcgctgccaccccagacagaacggcagtccccaaagcaaaggctgggtgtccctggcagaaggaaacccccagcgggggggggggggtcatcaggtctaatgctcaggacacccaacaccaaaagactttctggattcatgcagactctaggctctagct
This genomic window from Meriones unguiculatus strain TT.TT164.6M chromosome 12, Bangor_MerUng_6.1, whole genome shotgun sequence contains:
- the LOC132646775 gene encoding interferon alpha-11-like, which translates into the protein MAKPAPVLFEFSIARGRFRTTEPRGRAASATSTISKPCAFLTVLVVLSCWSTCSLGCDLPHTHNLKNNSALKLLAQMRRLSSVSCLKDRKDFGFPLEKENVQQIQKTQAIPVLNELTQQVLSLFSSKDSSSAWETTLLDTFCSGLHQQLQDLQVCLRQQVGVQESPLTQEDPVEAVRKYFHRITVYLREKKHSPCAWEVVRAQVWRALSSSAHWLARRIDEEED